One uncultured Gellertiella sp. genomic window carries:
- a CDS encoding glutathione S-transferase family protein, which translates to MGMLIEGVWHDVWYDTKESQGHFRRSQSQFRNWVTADGSAGPSGEAGFKAESGRYHLYVSLACPWAHRTLIFRRLKGLEEHVSLSVVDPLMLEHGWEFHDRDGATRDHLLETDYLWQVYVRADPAYSGRVTVPVLWDKERRTIVSNESSEIIRMFNSAFDDITGNSLDFYPPDLRTAIDAINPEIYDRVNNGVYKAGFATTQAAYAASVNALFVMLDRLETLLTDQRYLTGSRITEADWRLFTTLVRFDPVYVGHFKCNIRRIADYPHLQAYLKDLYQAPGVAETVNFRHIKEHYYRSHATINPTGVVPLGPVMDLDGPHGRERLGMEKGIAYGSVDYAPRRRHGT; encoded by the coding sequence ATGGGCATGCTGATTGAGGGCGTCTGGCACGACGTCTGGTACGATACCAAGGAGAGCCAGGGGCACTTCCGGCGCAGCCAGTCGCAGTTTCGCAACTGGGTCACCGCCGATGGTTCGGCAGGCCCCTCGGGGGAGGCCGGCTTCAAGGCTGAATCCGGGCGCTACCATCTCTATGTGTCGCTTGCCTGCCCCTGGGCGCACCGCACCCTGATCTTCCGGCGGCTGAAGGGTCTGGAAGAGCATGTCAGCCTGTCGGTGGTCGATCCGCTGATGCTGGAACATGGCTGGGAATTCCATGACCGCGATGGCGCGACGCGGGACCATCTGCTGGAAACCGACTATCTCTGGCAGGTCTATGTCAGGGCCGATCCCGCCTATTCCGGCCGGGTGACGGTGCCGGTCCTCTGGGACAAGGAGCGCCGGACCATCGTTTCGAATGAATCCTCGGAAATCATCCGGATGTTCAACAGCGCCTTTGACGACATCACCGGCAACAGTCTGGATTTCTATCCGCCGGACCTGCGCACCGCCATCGATGCGATCAACCCCGAAATCTATGACCGCGTCAACAATGGCGTCTACAAGGCAGGTTTCGCCACGACCCAGGCCGCCTATGCGGCGAGTGTCAATGCCCTCTTCGTCATGCTCGACCGGCTGGAGACGCTGCTGACCGATCAACGCTACCTGACCGGCAGCCGGATCACCGAAGCCGACTGGCGGCTGTTCACCACGCTGGTACGGTTTGATCCGGTCTATGTCGGGCATTTCAAGTGCAACATCCGCCGCATCGCCGATTATCCCCATCTTCAGGCCTACCTGAAGGATCTCTACCAGGCGCCGGGTGTTGCGGAGACGGTGAATTTCCGGCACATCAAGGAGCACTATTACAGAAGTCACGCAACCATCAACCCGACCGGGGTCGTACCCCTCGGACCGGTGATGGATCTCGACGGCCCGCATGGCCGTGAGCGTCTGGGGATGGAAAAGGGAATTGCCTATGGGTCGGTCGATTACGCTCCTCGACGGAGGCATGGGACGTGA
- a CDS encoding N-acetyltransferase, translated as MKKHDFAYLSEDASHDAVIELINEEAFGPGRFARAAARIREQGPHDRALSFVCTDRGEVIGSVRMTPVLAGSVRGHLLGPLAVRPSHKNLGIGQKLVKVALEAARVAGSDGVVLVGDPPYYQKIGFERVAPKSLAFPGPVDQHRVLVVPFSDGIHERLKGVIGWRAGA; from the coding sequence ATGAAAAAGCACGACTTTGCCTACCTCTCCGAGGATGCCTCCCACGATGCCGTCATTGAACTGATCAACGAGGAAGCCTTCGGCCCCGGACGCTTTGCCCGTGCTGCCGCCCGTATCCGCGAGCAGGGGCCGCATGATCGCGCCCTGTCCTTTGTCTGCACCGACAGGGGCGAGGTGATCGGTTCGGTGCGGATGACCCCGGTTCTTGCCGGGTCGGTCAGGGGCCATCTCCTGGGGCCGCTCGCCGTCCGGCCCTCCCACAAGAATCTCGGCATTGGCCAGAAGCTGGTGAAGGTGGCGCTCGAAGCGGCGCGTGTGGCGGGATCGGACGGCGTGGTGCTGGTGGGGGATCCTCCCTATTACCAGAAGATCGGCTTCGAGCGGGTCGCGCCGAAATCGCTTGCCTTCCCCGGACCCGTCGACCAGCACCGGGTTCTGGTCGTGCCGTTCAGCGACGGCATCCACGAACGGCTGAAGGGTGTCATCGGCTGGCGGGCAGGGGCCTGA